One genomic region from Microcella humidisoli encodes:
- the truB gene encoding tRNA pseudouridine(55) synthase TruB — MPTGLLLVDKPQGLTSHDVVARARRALGTRKVGHAGTLDPMATGLLTLGAGPATRLLTYLVGLDKTYETTMRLGAATTTDDAEGEVVSTADVAAIAAVTDEHLGEGIRALTGEIDQRPSSVSAIKVDGKRAYDRVRAGEAVELASRRVTISAFEVLAVRRTPDAIEVDARIDCSSGTYIRALARDLGSALGVGGHLTALRRTRVGPFDVADAVSLEALAEGGVSLLASPAEVAARLFVALEVDPAQSRDLGHGKLLALPQHPDAEPVAAIERGTGGEHPDRLVALISVRQGRGRTLVGFPIEQQEAAE; from the coding sequence GTGCCCACCGGACTCCTGCTCGTTGACAAGCCGCAGGGTCTCACGAGCCACGACGTCGTCGCCCGTGCGCGCCGCGCCCTCGGCACCCGCAAGGTCGGTCATGCCGGCACCCTCGACCCGATGGCGACGGGCCTGCTCACGCTGGGAGCCGGCCCGGCCACGCGCCTGCTCACCTACCTGGTGGGCCTCGACAAGACCTACGAGACGACCATGCGGCTCGGTGCCGCGACGACCACGGACGACGCCGAGGGCGAGGTCGTCAGCACGGCCGATGTCGCGGCGATCGCGGCGGTGACCGACGAACACCTGGGGGAGGGCATCCGCGCCCTCACGGGCGAGATCGACCAGCGGCCGAGCTCGGTGAGCGCGATCAAGGTCGACGGCAAACGCGCCTACGATCGCGTGCGCGCGGGTGAAGCGGTCGAGCTCGCGTCGCGCCGCGTCACGATCAGCGCCTTCGAGGTACTGGCGGTTCGGCGAACACCCGACGCGATCGAGGTGGATGCCCGCATCGACTGCAGCTCGGGCACCTACATCCGCGCGCTCGCGCGCGACCTCGGCTCGGCCCTCGGTGTCGGCGGGCACCTCACGGCACTGCGGCGCACGCGCGTGGGCCCGTTCGACGTGGCCGACGCCGTGAGCCTCGAGGCGCTGGCCGAGGGCGGCGTGAGCCTGCTCGCGAGCCCGGCGGAGGTCGCCGCGCGGCTCTTCGTCGCGCTCGAGGTCGACCCCGCGCAGTCGCGCGACCTCGGGCACGGCAAGCTGCTCGCCCTGCCGCAGCACCCCGACGCCGAGCCGGTCGCCGCGATCGAGCGGGGAACAGGCGGCGAGCATCCCGACCGCCTCGTCGCTCTCATCAGCGTGCGTCAGGGGCGCGGCCGTACGCTGGTCGGGTTCCCGATCGAGCAGCAGGAGGCAGCAGAGTGA
- a CDS encoding ketopantoate reductase family protein translates to MRIAVIGAGAVGGLVAALAARAGHEVLVTARGEHAASIAAAGLLVDGGWGEWVAAVELVESIPNRPIDLLILATKAHDSAQAIAPWATHDGTPVLVLQNGLGGEDAVRDALPRSPIAIGLALFAVSLTGPGHITVTGPNGLTLGGDSAAVAVAEPLLREALPADIVLAENIRGAQWTKLLINQVNALPAITGLSVQQTIAHPGLRGVIARAMVETVAVGTAVGARWGRIGAVDAEAIARVRAGGAAAAAELAEHLAAGMGDVPNPASMLQSIRRGRMTEVDAINGVVVDYGTSLGVAAPVNAALVGLVRKAQSGDPPLTPAQALARIPAPS, encoded by the coding sequence ATGCGCATCGCGGTCATCGGAGCGGGCGCGGTCGGCGGCCTCGTGGCCGCACTGGCCGCGCGTGCGGGGCACGAGGTGCTCGTGACCGCGCGCGGCGAGCATGCTGCCTCGATCGCTGCGGCGGGGCTGCTCGTCGACGGCGGCTGGGGCGAGTGGGTGGCCGCGGTCGAGCTCGTCGAGAGCATCCCGAACCGCCCCATCGATCTGCTCATTCTGGCAACGAAGGCGCACGACTCGGCCCAGGCGATCGCCCCCTGGGCGACCCACGACGGCACCCCCGTGCTCGTGCTGCAGAACGGCCTCGGCGGCGAGGATGCGGTACGGGATGCCCTGCCGCGCTCCCCCATCGCGATCGGCCTCGCGCTCTTCGCCGTGAGCCTCACGGGCCCCGGCCACATCACCGTCACGGGCCCCAACGGCCTCACTCTCGGCGGCGACTCCGCCGCGGTCGCGGTCGCCGAGCCCCTGTTGCGCGAAGCTCTCCCGGCCGACATCGTGCTGGCCGAGAACATCCGCGGCGCCCAGTGGACGAAGCTGCTCATCAATCAGGTCAACGCCCTGCCCGCCATTACGGGCCTCAGCGTGCAGCAGACGATCGCACACCCCGGACTGCGCGGCGTGATCGCCCGCGCCATGGTCGAAACCGTGGCGGTCGGCACCGCGGTCGGCGCCCGCTGGGGCCGCATCGGGGCGGTGGATGCCGAGGCCATCGCTCGCGTGCGCGCCGGTGGAGCGGCGGCGGCCGCCGAGCTCGCCGAGCACCTCGCCGCCGGAATGGGCGACGTGCCCAACCCCGCGTCGATGCTGCAGAGCATCCGCCGCGGACGCATGACCGAGGTCGACGCGATCAACGGCGTCGTCGTCGACTACGGCACCTCGCTCGGCGTGGCCGCACCGGTCAACGCCGCCCTCGTGGGTCTCGTGCGCAAGGCGCAGTCGGGAGATCCACCGCTGACGCCCGCCCAAGCGCTCGCGCGCATCCCGGCGCCCTCCTGA
- a CDS encoding aldehyde dehydrogenase family protein produces MSRLTVPKTYKLYIGGTFPRSESGRTYEVVAADGAFLANAAQASRKDARDAVVAARAAVGGWVGATAYNRGQVIYRIAELLEGRRAQFVDEIQSSEGVTAAEAGAQVDLAIDVWVWYAGWADKYAQVAGNANPVSGPYFNLSVPEPTGVVAAVAPQGVTGGSLLGLVSVLAPIVVSGNTVVVVADERAPLSAISLSEVLATSDVPGGVINMLTGSPAEIMPWLASHADVNALDLTGAGSIDGAKGETWVDLQLAAAETLKRVVAPVAGIPRPALERITAFVETKTVWHTKSML; encoded by the coding sequence GTGAGCCGGCTCACCGTGCCCAAGACGTACAAGCTCTACATCGGCGGCACGTTTCCGCGCAGCGAGAGCGGCCGCACCTACGAGGTCGTCGCGGCCGATGGGGCGTTCCTCGCGAACGCCGCGCAGGCCTCGCGCAAGGACGCCCGCGATGCCGTAGTCGCCGCGCGCGCCGCGGTCGGCGGCTGGGTCGGCGCCACGGCCTACAACCGCGGCCAGGTGATCTACCGCATCGCCGAGCTGCTCGAGGGGCGTCGCGCGCAGTTCGTCGACGAGATCCAGTCGTCGGAGGGTGTCACCGCCGCCGAGGCGGGCGCGCAGGTCGATCTCGCGATCGACGTGTGGGTCTGGTACGCGGGCTGGGCCGACAAGTACGCGCAGGTGGCCGGCAACGCCAACCCGGTGTCGGGCCCCTACTTCAACCTCTCGGTGCCCGAGCCGACGGGCGTTGTCGCCGCGGTCGCGCCGCAGGGCGTGACGGGCGGCTCGCTGCTCGGCCTCGTGTCGGTGCTCGCGCCGATCGTCGTGAGCGGCAACACCGTCGTGGTCGTGGCCGACGAGCGCGCGCCGCTCTCGGCGATCTCGCTCAGCGAGGTGCTCGCGACCTCGGACGTGCCCGGGGGCGTTATCAACATGCTCACCGGCTCGCCGGCGGAGATCATGCCGTGGCTGGCATCGCACGCCGACGTCAACGCGCTCGACCTCACCGGGGCCGGCTCGATCGACGGGGCGAAGGGCGAGACTTGGGTCGACCTGCAGCTGGCGGCGGCCGAGACGCTCAAGCGCGTCGTGGCACCCGTGGCGGGCATCCCGCGCCCGGCGCTCGAGCGCATCACGGCCTTCGTCGAGACGAAGACGGTCTGGCACACCAAGTCGATGCTCTAG
- a CDS encoding aldehyde dehydrogenase family protein, with translation MAFLEYAAAPESASILNLKAQYGLFIDGEFVDGHGDVFDTISPATEEVIASIAQATAGDVDVAVAAARRAYDRVWSRMSGSDRGKYLFRIARLVQERSRELAVAESLDNGKPIRETRDVDVPLVAAWFFYYAGWADKLEHAGLGPNPRALGVAAQVIPWNFPLLMLAWKIAPALAAGNTVVIKPAETTSLTAMLFAEILQQADLPAGVVNIVTGPGPTGQALVTHADVNKVAFTGSTNVGRMIARQVAGTQKRLTLELGGKAANIVFDDAPMDQAIEGIVNGIFFNQGHVCCAGSRLLVQENVHDEVIDRLKQRLSTLRMGDPLDKNTDIGAINSAAQLERIRTLSDTGENEGAERWTADCRIPDKGFWFAPTIFTKVSAAHAIAREEIFGPVLSVLTFRTPAEAITKANNTPYGLSAGIWTEKGSRMLALVDQLRAGVVWANTFNRFDPASPFGGYKESGYGREGGRHGLAAYLEASGWDAPASLSAASSAPTDGARAARKPAKTRKAVAK, from the coding sequence ATGGCCTTTCTCGAATACGCAGCGGCGCCGGAGTCGGCGTCGATCCTGAACCTCAAGGCCCAGTACGGCCTCTTCATCGATGGCGAGTTCGTCGACGGGCACGGCGACGTGTTCGACACGATCTCGCCCGCGACGGAGGAGGTTATCGCGAGCATCGCGCAGGCCACCGCCGGTGATGTGGATGTCGCGGTCGCGGCGGCGCGTCGCGCCTACGACCGCGTGTGGTCGCGCATGTCGGGCAGCGACCGCGGCAAGTACCTGTTCCGCATCGCGCGGCTCGTGCAGGAGCGCTCGCGCGAGCTCGCCGTGGCCGAGAGCCTCGACAACGGCAAGCCGATTCGCGAGACGCGCGATGTCGACGTGCCGCTCGTCGCCGCGTGGTTCTTCTACTACGCCGGCTGGGCCGACAAGCTCGAGCACGCCGGCCTCGGTCCGAACCCGCGCGCGCTTGGTGTGGCCGCGCAGGTGATTCCGTGGAACTTCCCGCTGCTCATGCTCGCGTGGAAGATCGCCCCGGCATTGGCCGCCGGCAACACCGTCGTCATCAAGCCCGCCGAGACCACGTCGCTCACGGCCATGCTGTTCGCCGAGATCCTGCAGCAGGCCGACCTGCCCGCGGGCGTCGTCAACATCGTCACGGGCCCCGGCCCGACCGGCCAGGCGCTCGTGACGCACGCCGACGTCAACAAGGTCGCCTTCACGGGCTCGACGAACGTCGGCCGCATGATCGCGCGCCAAGTCGCCGGAACCCAGAAGCGCCTCACGCTCGAGCTCGGCGGCAAGGCCGCCAACATCGTCTTCGACGATGCGCCGATGGATCAGGCGATCGAAGGCATCGTCAACGGCATCTTCTTCAACCAGGGCCACGTGTGCTGCGCGGGCTCGCGCCTGCTCGTGCAGGAGAACGTGCACGACGAGGTCATCGATCGCCTCAAGCAGCGGCTCTCGACGCTGCGCATGGGCGACCCGCTCGACAAGAACACCGACATCGGAGCGATCAACTCGGCCGCGCAGCTCGAACGCATCCGCACGCTCAGCGACACGGGCGAGAACGAGGGCGCCGAGCGCTGGACGGCCGACTGCCGCATCCCCGACAAGGGCTTCTGGTTCGCGCCGACGATCTTCACCAAGGTGAGCGCCGCGCACGCGATCGCGCGGGAAGAGATCTTCGGCCCCGTGCTCTCGGTGCTGACGTTCCGCACGCCCGCCGAGGCGATCACGAAGGCGAACAACACGCCCTACGGCCTCTCGGCCGGAATCTGGACCGAGAAGGGCAGCCGCATGCTCGCCCTCGTCGACCAGCTGCGCGCGGGCGTCGTGTGGGCGAACACGTTCAACCGCTTCGACCCCGCGTCGCCGTTCGGCGGCTACAAGGAGTCGGGCTACGGCCGCGAGGGCGGCCGCCACGGGCTCGCCGCCTACCTCGAGGCGAGCGGGTGGGATGCTCCGGCATCGTTGAGCGCAGCATCCAGTGCCCCGACCGACGGCGCGCGCGCCGCCCGAAAGCCCGCGAAGACCCGGAAGGCGGTCGCGAAGTGA
- the deoC gene encoding deoxyribose-phosphate aldolase: protein MTITHPVGIAPAERAVRLLGGDLTETALRLHLDGLTGVDAVGLEQRAAGLSTRSIKTSSKAWALDTIIRTCDLTTLEGADTPGKVRSLVAKAITPDASDPTTPSVAAVCVYGDMVPYAVEALGSRHAAGGTEGIQVAAVATAFPSGRASLAIKLADTREAVAAGADEIDMVIDRGAFLSGQYGVVFDQIVAVREACIRPDGSHAHLKVILETGELQTYDNVKRASWLAILAGADFIKTSTGKVSPAATLPVTLLMLEVIRDWHRLTGEKIGMKPAGGIRASKDAVRYLVTVAETVGEEWLTPQLWRFGASSLVNDVLLQRQKMRTGHYSGPDYVTVD, encoded by the coding sequence ATGACCATCACCCATCCCGTCGGCATCGCGCCGGCGGAGCGCGCCGTGCGCCTGCTCGGCGGCGACCTCACCGAGACGGCTCTGCGTCTGCACCTCGACGGGCTCACGGGGGTCGACGCCGTCGGTCTCGAGCAGCGCGCTGCGGGCCTGAGCACCCGTTCGATCAAGACGAGCTCGAAGGCCTGGGCGCTCGACACCATCATCCGCACGTGCGACCTGACGACGCTCGAGGGCGCCGACACTCCCGGCAAGGTGCGCTCGCTCGTCGCGAAGGCGATCACGCCCGACGCGAGCGACCCGACGACGCCGAGCGTCGCCGCCGTCTGCGTCTACGGCGACATGGTGCCCTACGCGGTCGAGGCGCTCGGCAGCCGGCACGCCGCGGGCGGCACCGAGGGCATCCAGGTCGCCGCGGTCGCGACGGCCTTCCCCTCGGGGCGCGCGAGCCTCGCCATCAAGCTCGCCGACACGCGCGAGGCGGTCGCGGCGGGCGCCGACGAGATCGACATGGTCATCGACCGCGGGGCGTTCCTCAGCGGGCAGTACGGGGTCGTCTTCGACCAGATCGTCGCCGTGCGCGAGGCCTGCATCCGCCCCGACGGCAGCCACGCGCACCTCAAGGTGATCCTCGAGACGGGCGAGCTGCAGACGTACGACAACGTCAAGCGCGCCTCCTGGCTCGCGATTCTCGCCGGAGCCGACTTCATCAAGACCTCGACGGGCAAGGTGAGCCCCGCGGCCACGCTGCCCGTCACCCTGCTCATGCTCGAGGTCATCCGCGACTGGCACCGCCTGACCGGCGAGAAGATCGGCATGAAGCCCGCCGGCGGCATCCGCGCCTCGAAGGACGCCGTGCGCTACCTCGTCACGGTCGCCGAGACCGTGGGCGAAGAGTGGCTCACCCCCCAGCTGTGGCGCTTCGGCGCCTCGAGCCTCGTCAACGACGTGCTGCTGCAGCGCCAGAAGATGCGAACCGGTCACTACAGTGGCCCCGACTACGTGACGGTGGACTAG
- a CDS encoding MFS transporter: MTDDPSRRRSQLVLGVVAIVLIAATMRLPVAALSPLAGRIDVDIPLSALALGALGTAPPIAFALAGVLAPRLARRLQLEPTLLLAMIAMIAGHLVRAAAVDYTMLLIGTLVLLLGAGFGNVLLPAAVKKVTPNRIGTMTAAYAMIMSIGAAVPPLVAVPLAELGDWRLSLAIWAAFVGIAVLPWIALAVGAVRARRAAIARDDGIPVPTARVSRTALLRSPTVWGIAIPFTISSISAYAGYALLPPMLREIAGVGEAEAGALLALLGFLGLPLAALGPVLVARLRTPTPLLVASTALFGTAYAGLLLAPQSATLFWMIALGLGYITFPMCLALFALRTRTPAMASTVSGAVQTVGYAIAAIAPLLLGALRDTTGSWTLALAVLLVLAFGNLVAVPLLGRRGMVDDELGREPASVVGRAEP; this comes from the coding sequence GTGACCGACGACCCCTCGAGACGCCGATCGCAGCTCGTGCTCGGGGTCGTCGCCATCGTGCTGATCGCCGCCACGATGCGCCTACCGGTCGCCGCGCTCTCGCCGCTCGCGGGGCGCATCGACGTCGACATTCCGCTCAGTGCGCTCGCGCTCGGCGCCCTCGGAACGGCTCCGCCCATCGCGTTCGCCCTCGCGGGCGTGCTCGCGCCCCGGCTCGCCCGCCGACTGCAACTCGAGCCGACGCTGCTGCTCGCGATGATCGCCATGATCGCCGGGCACCTCGTGCGTGCTGCGGCCGTCGACTACACGATGCTGCTCATCGGCACGCTCGTGCTGCTGCTCGGCGCCGGGTTCGGCAACGTGCTGCTGCCCGCCGCCGTGAAGAAGGTCACGCCGAACCGCATCGGAACCATGACCGCGGCCTACGCGATGATCATGTCGATCGGTGCCGCCGTGCCGCCCCTCGTCGCCGTGCCGCTCGCCGAGCTCGGCGACTGGCGGCTCTCGCTCGCCATCTGGGCGGCGTTCGTCGGCATCGCCGTGCTGCCGTGGATCGCGCTGGCGGTCGGCGCAGTACGCGCGCGCCGAGCGGCGATCGCCCGCGACGACGGCATTCCGGTGCCGACCGCCCGCGTGTCTCGAACCGCTCTGCTGCGGTCGCCGACGGTGTGGGGCATCGCCATCCCGTTCACGATCTCGAGCATCTCGGCCTACGCCGGGTACGCCCTGCTGCCCCCGATGCTGCGCGAGATCGCGGGGGTCGGCGAGGCGGAGGCGGGCGCCCTGCTCGCCCTGCTCGGATTCCTCGGCCTGCCACTCGCGGCACTCGGGCCGGTGCTCGTCGCGCGCCTGCGCACGCCGACGCCGCTGCTCGTCGCCTCGACGGCGCTCTTCGGCACGGCCTACGCGGGCCTGCTGCTGGCTCCGCAGTCGGCGACGCTGTTCTGGATGATCGCGCTCGGCCTCGGCTACATCACGTTCCCGATGTGCCTGGCGCTGTTCGCGCTGCGCACGCGCACGCCCGCGATGGCCAGCACGGTCAGCGGTGCGGTGCAGACGGTCGGTTATGCGATCGCCGCGATCGCCCCCCTGCTGCTCGGCGCCCTGCGCGATACGACGGGCTCGTGGACGCTCGCGCTCGCGGTGCTGCTCGTGCTCGCGTTCGGCAACCTCGTCGCCGTGCCGCTGCTCGGCCGCCGCGGCATGGTCGACGACGAACTGGGTCGTGAGCCTGCCTCGGTCGTCGGGCGAGCAGAGCCCTAG
- a CDS encoding sugar-binding transcriptional regulator has product MAPADTAAATELLAVRAAELYYEENKTQDEIGAILRVTRWKVGRLLAQARERGIIRIEIVHPRARRLALERDLTARFGLKDAVVVPAPGDDAELQARVSEAAADYLVSHRPVPRLLGVSWGRTLHQVAEALPAGWATAVNVVQINGGVSLSKRPGTAAATAVMIAQKAGGQATLLPSPAILERLETKKAIEGDRTVGGVLGMARGASAYLYSAGVADTSSVHVDSGYLTSTDIAGLVERGAVGDVIGRYITADGTIADPELDARTLGLGLEELRAATTSILVIGGEPKHAVARAIVTHGLCSVLVTDEHTARALLAELDHDHDLDSATTASREDAS; this is encoded by the coding sequence ATGGCGCCCGCCGATACCGCCGCAGCCACCGAGCTGCTCGCCGTGCGCGCCGCCGAGCTCTACTACGAAGAGAACAAGACGCAAGACGAGATCGGCGCGATCCTGCGCGTCACGCGCTGGAAAGTCGGCCGGCTGCTCGCCCAGGCCCGCGAGCGGGGCATCATCCGCATCGAGATCGTGCACCCGCGCGCTCGTCGCCTCGCCCTGGAGCGCGACCTGACCGCCCGCTTCGGCCTCAAAGACGCCGTCGTCGTGCCCGCTCCGGGCGATGACGCCGAGCTGCAGGCGCGCGTGAGCGAGGCCGCCGCCGACTACCTCGTGAGCCATCGCCCGGTGCCGCGCCTGCTCGGCGTCAGCTGGGGTCGCACGCTGCACCAGGTCGCCGAAGCCCTGCCCGCCGGCTGGGCCACCGCGGTGAACGTCGTGCAGATCAATGGCGGCGTCAGCCTCAGCAAGCGCCCCGGCACGGCCGCCGCGACCGCCGTCATGATCGCCCAGAAGGCGGGCGGCCAGGCGACGCTGCTGCCGAGCCCGGCGATTCTCGAGCGCCTCGAGACCAAGAAGGCCATCGAGGGCGACCGCACGGTCGGCGGCGTGCTCGGCATGGCACGCGGCGCCTCGGCCTACCTCTACAGCGCGGGAGTCGCCGACACGAGCTCGGTGCACGTCGACAGCGGCTACCTCACCTCGACCGACATCGCCGGGCTCGTCGAGCGCGGTGCCGTGGGCGATGTGATCGGCCGGTACATCACGGCCGACGGCACGATCGCCGACCCTGAACTGGATGCTCGCACGCTCGGCCTCGGACTCGAAGAGCTGCGCGCCGCGACCACGAGCATTCTCGTCATCGGCGGTGAGCCCAAGCACGCCGTCGCCCGCGCCATCGTCACCCACGGACTCTGCTCGGTGCTCGTCACCGACGAGCACACGGCGCGCGCCCTGCTCGCCGAGCTCGACCACGACCACGACCTCGATTCCGCCACCACAGCATCCCGAGAGGACGCCTCATGA
- a CDS encoding ROK family protein, giving the protein MTDYALAVDLGGTKVEAALVDSSGTLLDGSRHRRPTGASSTSEQLAAAVTAAVQDALAALPEGATLLGAGIGSAGPIAGTTGDVSPLNLGAWRNYPLGDLVGQQVPDLPVTLRMDGICIALAEVWLGAAQGESNVMGMIVSTGVGGGLILGGRVIAGPSGNAGHIGHVAVAGFDDPCACGARGCLEAIASGPRTVAWARDHGFGGETGEQLAAAAAGGDATARAAIERSATAVGRAIASASALVDLDVVAIGGGFSHVSDDYIALVGAAVAGHSDFGFVTKTRVVASGLSGEGPLVGAAALVHRAELLG; this is encoded by the coding sequence GTGACCGACTACGCCCTCGCCGTCGACCTCGGCGGCACCAAGGTCGAAGCGGCCCTCGTCGATTCGAGCGGCACGCTGCTCGACGGCTCGCGCCACCGCCGCCCCACCGGTGCATCGTCGACGAGCGAGCAGCTCGCCGCCGCCGTGACCGCAGCGGTGCAGGATGCCCTCGCGGCGCTCCCCGAGGGCGCGACCCTGCTCGGCGCGGGCATCGGCAGCGCGGGCCCGATCGCGGGTACGACGGGCGACGTCTCGCCCCTGAACCTCGGAGCCTGGCGCAACTACCCCCTCGGCGATCTCGTGGGGCAGCAGGTGCCCGACCTGCCCGTCACCCTGCGCATGGACGGCATCTGCATCGCCCTCGCCGAGGTGTGGCTGGGCGCCGCCCAGGGCGAGAGCAACGTCATGGGCATGATCGTGTCGACGGGTGTCGGCGGCGGTCTCATTCTCGGGGGCCGCGTCATCGCGGGCCCCTCCGGCAACGCCGGGCACATCGGCCACGTCGCCGTCGCCGGGTTCGACGACCCCTGCGCATGCGGGGCGCGCGGCTGCCTCGAAGCGATCGCCTCGGGCCCGCGCACGGTCGCCTGGGCGCGCGACCACGGCTTCGGGGGCGAGACCGGCGAGCAGCTCGCCGCGGCCGCCGCGGGGGGCGACGCTACCGCGCGCGCGGCGATCGAGCGCTCCGCCACCGCGGTCGGCCGGGCTATCGCGAGCGCGAGCGCGCTCGTCGACCTCGATGTCGTCGCGATCGGCGGCGGCTTCAGCCACGTGAGCGACGACTACATCGCCCTCGTCGGGGCGGCGGTCGCGGGCCACAGCGACTTCGGCTTCGTCACGAAGACGCGCGTCGTCGCCTCGGGGCTCAGCGGCGAGGGCCCGCTCGTCGGGGCCGCCGCGCTCGTGCACCGCGCCGAGCTGCTCGGCTAG
- a CDS encoding flavin monoamine oxidase family protein, which produces MSGLTRRQFGAVAVGSTAAAALAACTPFGGASSTRGEGLTVVVVGAGVAGLAAARDLHRAGAEVIVLDARDRIGGRTATLVREGFALDLGASWIHGVDGNPVAELVDEAGLGLIETDVASSIGFDAATASGLVDDAALSRAGARLDAAVEAGYDADVDQPLRLVVDDAVRGAAADEARLIRYLAASAIENEYAGSIDQLSAWWFDDAGEYGGGDVMIEGGYAQVPELLADGLDVRLSTVVTAVRWGADGVAVETTAETVEADAVVITVPLGVLQAGAIVVDPPLPESHQTAIDALGMGVLNKVFLQFDEVFWDDSVDWIGIVPPEGADPWVDWVTVGRAGGVPVLLGFAAGDLGRRVDVMTDEQALASALRTLRSAYPGAPDPVDALVTRWGADEFARGSYSFAAVGSDPAMRDDLAAPVGGRLHLAGEATSREHPSTVHGALLSGRRAAENVLGDLGA; this is translated from the coding sequence GTGAGCGGACTCACTCGCCGTCAGTTCGGGGCCGTGGCCGTGGGTTCGACCGCCGCGGCCGCTCTCGCCGCGTGCACGCCGTTCGGCGGGGCGTCGAGCACCCGCGGCGAGGGCCTCACCGTCGTCGTGGTGGGGGCGGGCGTGGCGGGGCTCGCGGCCGCCCGGGATCTGCACCGCGCGGGCGCCGAGGTCATCGTGCTCGACGCGCGCGACCGTATTGGCGGCCGGACCGCCACACTCGTGCGCGAGGGTTTCGCGCTCGACCTCGGAGCCTCCTGGATCCACGGCGTCGACGGCAACCCCGTCGCCGAGCTCGTCGACGAGGCGGGTCTGGGGCTCATCGAGACCGACGTCGCCTCGTCGATCGGGTTCGATGCCGCGACCGCGAGCGGGCTCGTCGACGACGCCGCGCTCTCGCGCGCCGGGGCACGGCTCGATGCCGCCGTCGAGGCGGGCTATGACGCCGACGTGGACCAGCCGCTGCGGCTCGTCGTCGACGATGCCGTGCGCGGAGCGGCCGCGGACGAGGCCCGGCTCATTCGCTATCTCGCCGCGAGCGCGATCGAGAACGAGTACGCGGGGTCGATCGATCAGCTGTCGGCGTGGTGGTTCGACGACGCCGGAGAGTACGGCGGAGGCGACGTCATGATCGAGGGCGGCTACGCGCAGGTGCCCGAACTGCTCGCCGACGGTCTCGATGTTCGGCTGAGCACCGTCGTCACGGCCGTGAGGTGGGGCGCCGACGGGGTTGCCGTCGAGACCACCGCCGAGACGGTCGAGGCCGACGCGGTCGTCATCACCGTGCCGCTCGGCGTGCTGCAGGCGGGCGCGATCGTCGTCGACCCGCCCCTGCCCGAATCTCACCAGACTGCGATCGACGCCCTCGGCATGGGCGTGCTCAACAAGGTCTTTCTCCAGTTCGACGAGGTGTTCTGGGACGACTCGGTCGACTGGATCGGCATCGTGCCGCCCGAGGGCGCCGACCCGTGGGTCGACTGGGTCACGGTCGGCCGTGCCGGGGGCGTGCCCGTGCTGCTCGGCTTCGCGGCAGGCGATCTGGGTCGGCGCGTCGACGTGATGACGGACGAGCAGGCCCTGGCGAGCGCCCTCCGCACCCTGCGCAGCGCCTACCCGGGCGCGCCCGACCCCGTCGATGCGCTCGTCACGCGCTGGGGGGCGGACGAGTTCGCGCGCGGCTCCTACTCGTTCGCCGCGGTGGGCTCCGACCCGGCGATGCGCGATGACCTCGCGGCACCCGTCGGCGGCCGCCTGCACCTTGCGGGCGAGGCGACCTCGCGTGAGCATCCGTCGACGGTGCACGGTGCCCTCTTGTCGGGCCGCCGGGCCGCCGAGAACGTTCTCGGCGACCTCGGCGCCTGA